A stretch of the Notamacropus eugenii isolate mMacEug1 chromosome 2, mMacEug1.pri_v2, whole genome shotgun sequence genome encodes the following:
- the SAMD14 gene encoding sterile alpha motif domain-containing protein 14 isoform X3, whose product MSSLQNGWGADLQLSCIMASSKLQDTEEVFDLDSVIPETVRLDSSLHKARAQLLAKGRRHRPSRSRLRDSASSAEEGDGPEGPGVKVTDGCGSPLHRLRSPLHSGPGSPPGGPFTLEPPGLRRSLDEDEPPPSPRTRYRPLHNAASHEALAAASSSPPRSAPSSDSSPSFVRRHHRAEPHSEDDSRDASPSEPASPTTGLDKKTRRKFLDLGVTLRRASTGKSRKEKGSNRLSMGSRESVEGSGRTGGSPFLPFSWFTDSSKGSASSGSTASPACSPKHEGFSPKKSASQESTLSDDDSTPPSSSPKILSSSRPDPKCSYPYHTLSQSSDEFLDEPLPTANHWTSQQVGQWLESLNLDQYTAEFAARQVDGQQLLQLDGGKLKSLGLSNSHDRALVKRKLKELVAAAEKERKAQEKAERQREKQKRKEAEARKS is encoded by the exons ACCTGGACTCAGTGATCCCAGAGACAGTCAGACTGGACAGCAGCCTCCATAAGGCCCGGGCCCAGTTGCTGGCCAAGGGCAGGCGCCACCGGCCATCTCGCTCTCGGCTACGGGACAGTGCCAGCTCAGCTGAAGAGGGCGATGGCCCAGAAGGGCCAGGGGTCAAG GTAACGGATGGCTGTGGGAGCCCCCTCCACCGACTTCGCTCGCCGCTTCACTCCGGCCCAGGGTCTCCCCCCGGGGGCCCCTTCACCTTGGAGCCCCCAGGGTTGCGGCGAAGCCTGGATGAAGACGAACCACCGCCCTCACCCCGCACCCGCTACCGGCCCCTACACAATGCGGCCTCCCACGAGGCTCTCGCTGCTGCCTCCTCGTCCCCCCCACGCTCAGCGCCCAGCTCCGACAGCTCCCCCAGCTTTGTGCGACGGCACCACCGGGCTGAACCGCATAGCGAAG ATGACAGCCGAGATGCCAGCCCCTCTGAACCTGCCAGTCCCACTACTGGCCTGGACAAGAAGACACGTCGAAAATTTTTGGATCTGGG GGTTACCCTGCGCAGGGCATCAACAGGCAAGagcaggaaggagaaagggagtaacCGACTGTCCATGGGCAGCAG GGAGTCAGTGGAAGGCTCTGGTCGAACAGGTGGCTCACCATTCCTGCCCTTCTCCTGGTTCACAGACAGCAGCAAAGGTTCTGCTTCTTCTGGGAGTACTGCTTCCCCAGCCTGCTCCCCCAAGCATGAAGGCTTCAGTCCTAAGAAGTCAGCTTCTCAG GAATCCACCCTGAGTGACGATGACTCCACACCTCCCAGCAGCAGCCCTAAGATACTGAGCAGCTCACGACCAGACCCCAAGTGCTCCTACCCTTACCACACATTATCCCAGTCCTCTGATGAG TTCCTGGATGAGCCACTTCCAACTGCCAATCACTGGACTAGTCAACAAGTGGGCCAGTGGCTAGAGAGTCTCAACTTGGATCAGTACACTGCCGAGTTTGCAGCTAGACAAGTGGATGGACAGCAGCTGTTGCAACTGGATGGGGGGAAATTGAAG AGCCTGGGGCTCAGCAACTCCCATGATCGGGCACTGGTGAAACGGAAGCTAAAGGAGCTGGTGGCAGCAgctgagaaggagagaaaggctCAGGAGAAGGCTGAACGGCAGCGGGAGAAGCAGAAGCGCAAAGAGGCTGAAGCTCGAAAAAGCTAG
- the SAMD14 gene encoding sterile alpha motif domain-containing protein 14 isoform X5: protein MTDAGDLDSVIPETVRLDSSLHKARAQLLAKGRRHRPSRSRLRDSASSAEEGDGPEGPGVKVTDGCGSPLHRLRSPLHSGPGSPPGGPFTLEPPGLRRSLDEDEPPPSPRTRYRPLHNAASHEALAAASSSPPRSAPSSDSSPSFVRRHHRAEPHSEDDSRDASPSEPASPTTGLDKKTRRKFLDLGVTLRRASTGKSRKEKGSNRLSMGSRESVEGSGRTGGSPFLPFSWFTDSSKGSASSGSTASPACSPKHEGFSPKKSASQESTLSDDDSTPPSSSPKILSSSRPDPKCSYPYHTLSQSSDEFLDEPLPTANHWTSQQVGQWLESLNLDQYTAEFAARQVDGQQLLQLDGGKLKSLGLSNSHDRALVKRKLKELVAAAEKERKAQEKAERQREKQKRKEAEARKS from the exons ACCTGGACTCAGTGATCCCAGAGACAGTCAGACTGGACAGCAGCCTCCATAAGGCCCGGGCCCAGTTGCTGGCCAAGGGCAGGCGCCACCGGCCATCTCGCTCTCGGCTACGGGACAGTGCCAGCTCAGCTGAAGAGGGCGATGGCCCAGAAGGGCCAGGGGTCAAG GTAACGGATGGCTGTGGGAGCCCCCTCCACCGACTTCGCTCGCCGCTTCACTCCGGCCCAGGGTCTCCCCCCGGGGGCCCCTTCACCTTGGAGCCCCCAGGGTTGCGGCGAAGCCTGGATGAAGACGAACCACCGCCCTCACCCCGCACCCGCTACCGGCCCCTACACAATGCGGCCTCCCACGAGGCTCTCGCTGCTGCCTCCTCGTCCCCCCCACGCTCAGCGCCCAGCTCCGACAGCTCCCCCAGCTTTGTGCGACGGCACCACCGGGCTGAACCGCATAGCGAAG ATGACAGCCGAGATGCCAGCCCCTCTGAACCTGCCAGTCCCACTACTGGCCTGGACAAGAAGACACGTCGAAAATTTTTGGATCTGGG GGTTACCCTGCGCAGGGCATCAACAGGCAAGagcaggaaggagaaagggagtaacCGACTGTCCATGGGCAGCAG GGAGTCAGTGGAAGGCTCTGGTCGAACAGGTGGCTCACCATTCCTGCCCTTCTCCTGGTTCACAGACAGCAGCAAAGGTTCTGCTTCTTCTGGGAGTACTGCTTCCCCAGCCTGCTCCCCCAAGCATGAAGGCTTCAGTCCTAAGAAGTCAGCTTCTCAG GAATCCACCCTGAGTGACGATGACTCCACACCTCCCAGCAGCAGCCCTAAGATACTGAGCAGCTCACGACCAGACCCCAAGTGCTCCTACCCTTACCACACATTATCCCAGTCCTCTGATGAG TTCCTGGATGAGCCACTTCCAACTGCCAATCACTGGACTAGTCAACAAGTGGGCCAGTGGCTAGAGAGTCTCAACTTGGATCAGTACACTGCCGAGTTTGCAGCTAGACAAGTGGATGGACAGCAGCTGTTGCAACTGGATGGGGGGAAATTGAAG AGCCTGGGGCTCAGCAACTCCCATGATCGGGCACTGGTGAAACGGAAGCTAAAGGAGCTGGTGGCAGCAgctgagaaggagagaaaggctCAGGAGAAGGCTGAACGGCAGCGGGAGAAGCAGAAGCGCAAAGAGGCTGAAGCTCGAAAAAGCTAG
- the SAMD14 gene encoding sterile alpha motif domain-containing protein 14 isoform X4, with product MLELSCIMASSKLQDTEEVFDLDSVIPETVRLDSSLHKARAQLLAKGRRHRPSRSRLRDSASSAEEGDGPEGPGVKVTDGCGSPLHRLRSPLHSGPGSPPGGPFTLEPPGLRRSLDEDEPPPSPRTRYRPLHNAASHEALAAASSSPPRSAPSSDSSPSFVRRHHRAEPHSEDDSRDASPSEPASPTTGLDKKTRRKFLDLGVTLRRASTGKSRKEKGSNRLSMGSRESVEGSGRTGGSPFLPFSWFTDSSKGSASSGSTASPACSPKHEGFSPKKSASQESTLSDDDSTPPSSSPKILSSSRPDPKCSYPYHTLSQSSDEFLDEPLPTANHWTSQQVGQWLESLNLDQYTAEFAARQVDGQQLLQLDGGKLKSLGLSNSHDRALVKRKLKELVAAAEKERKAQEKAERQREKQKRKEAEARKS from the exons ACCTGGACTCAGTGATCCCAGAGACAGTCAGACTGGACAGCAGCCTCCATAAGGCCCGGGCCCAGTTGCTGGCCAAGGGCAGGCGCCACCGGCCATCTCGCTCTCGGCTACGGGACAGTGCCAGCTCAGCTGAAGAGGGCGATGGCCCAGAAGGGCCAGGGGTCAAG GTAACGGATGGCTGTGGGAGCCCCCTCCACCGACTTCGCTCGCCGCTTCACTCCGGCCCAGGGTCTCCCCCCGGGGGCCCCTTCACCTTGGAGCCCCCAGGGTTGCGGCGAAGCCTGGATGAAGACGAACCACCGCCCTCACCCCGCACCCGCTACCGGCCCCTACACAATGCGGCCTCCCACGAGGCTCTCGCTGCTGCCTCCTCGTCCCCCCCACGCTCAGCGCCCAGCTCCGACAGCTCCCCCAGCTTTGTGCGACGGCACCACCGGGCTGAACCGCATAGCGAAG ATGACAGCCGAGATGCCAGCCCCTCTGAACCTGCCAGTCCCACTACTGGCCTGGACAAGAAGACACGTCGAAAATTTTTGGATCTGGG GGTTACCCTGCGCAGGGCATCAACAGGCAAGagcaggaaggagaaagggagtaacCGACTGTCCATGGGCAGCAG GGAGTCAGTGGAAGGCTCTGGTCGAACAGGTGGCTCACCATTCCTGCCCTTCTCCTGGTTCACAGACAGCAGCAAAGGTTCTGCTTCTTCTGGGAGTACTGCTTCCCCAGCCTGCTCCCCCAAGCATGAAGGCTTCAGTCCTAAGAAGTCAGCTTCTCAG GAATCCACCCTGAGTGACGATGACTCCACACCTCCCAGCAGCAGCCCTAAGATACTGAGCAGCTCACGACCAGACCCCAAGTGCTCCTACCCTTACCACACATTATCCCAGTCCTCTGATGAG TTCCTGGATGAGCCACTTCCAACTGCCAATCACTGGACTAGTCAACAAGTGGGCCAGTGGCTAGAGAGTCTCAACTTGGATCAGTACACTGCCGAGTTTGCAGCTAGACAAGTGGATGGACAGCAGCTGTTGCAACTGGATGGGGGGAAATTGAAG AGCCTGGGGCTCAGCAACTCCCATGATCGGGCACTGGTGAAACGGAAGCTAAAGGAGCTGGTGGCAGCAgctgagaaggagagaaaggctCAGGAGAAGGCTGAACGGCAGCGGGAGAAGCAGAAGCGCAAAGAGGCTGAAGCTCGAAAAAGCTAG
- the PDK2 gene encoding pyruvate dehydrogenase kinase, isozyme 2 isoform X1: MRWVRALLKNASLAGAPKYIEHFSKFSPSPLSMKQFLDFGSSNACEKTSFTFLRQELPVRLANIMKEINLLPDRVLGTPSVQLVQSWYVQSLLDIMEFLDKDPEDHRTLGQFTDALVTIRNRHNDVVPTMAQGVLEYKEAYGDDPVSNQNIQYFLDRFYLSRISIRMLINQHTLIFDGSTNPAHPKHIGSIDPNCDVSEVVKDAYDMAKLLCDKYYMASPSLEIQEINASNSKQPIHMVYVPSHLYHMLFELFKNAMRATVESHESSLTLPPIKVMVALGEEDLSIKMSDRGGGVPLRKIERLFSYMYSTAPTPQPGSSGTPLAGFGYGLPISRLYAKYFQGDLQLFSMEGFGTDAVIYLKALSTDSVERLPVYNKSAWRHYQTIQEAGDWCVPSTEPKNTSTYRVS; the protein is encoded by the exons ATGCGTTGGGTCCGGGCGCTGCTAAAGAACGCGTCCCTGGCCGGGGCGCCCAAGTACATCGAGCACTTCAGCAAGTTTTCCCCGTCCCCGCTGTCCATGAAGCAATTTCTGGACTTTG GTTCTAGCAATGCCTGTGAAAAAACTTCCTTCACCTTCCTGAGGCAGGAGCTGCCTGTGCGGCTGGCCAATATAATGAAGGAGATCAATTTGCTTCCGGACCGGGTGCTAGGAACTCCATCCGTACAGCTGGTGCAGAGTTG GTATGTCCAAAGTCTTCTGGACATCATGGAGTTCCTGGACAAAGACCCTGAGGACCATCGAACCCTGGGACA GTTCACAGATGCCTTGGTCACAATCCGTAACCGGCACAATGATGTGGTGCCAACCATGGCCCAGGGTGTGCTGGAGTACAAGGAGGCCTATGGTGATGACCCTGTCTCCAACCAGAACATCCAGTACTTCCTGGACCGATTCTATCTCAGCCGTATCTCCATCCGAATGCTCATCAACCAGCATA CATTGATCTTTGATGGTAGTACAAACCCTGCCCACCCCAAACATATTGGCAGCATTGATCCCAACTGTGATGTCTCTGAGGTGGTGAAAG aTGCCTATGATATGGCCAAACTCCTATGTGACAAATATTATATGGCTTCTCCCAGCTTGGAGATTCAAGAGATCAATG CCTCCAACTCCAAACAGCCCATCCATATGGTCTACGTCCCCTCCCATCTCTACCACATGCTCTTTGAGCTCTTCAAG aATGCCATGCGGGCAACTGTGGAGAGTCATGAGTCCAGCCTCACACTCCCACCTATCAAGGTGATGGTGGCCTTGGGTGAGGAAGATCTGTCTATCAAA ATGAGTGACCGGGGCGGGGGCGTTCCTTTGCGAAAGATTGAGAGGCTCTTCAGCTACATGTACTCAACAGCTCCCACCCCTCAGCCAGGCTCATCAGGGACTCCTTTG GCTGGTTTTGGCTATGGACTCCCCATATCCCGCCTTTATGCCAAGTATTTTCAGGGTGACCTGCAGCTGTTCTCCATGGAGGGCTTTGGGACTGATGCTGTCATCTATCTAAAG GCCCTATCAACAGATTCTGTGGAACGCCTGCCCGTCTACAACAAATCAGCATGGCGTCATTACCAGACTATCCAGGAGGCAGGCGACTGGTGTGTGCCCAGTACAGAACCCAAGAACACATCCACCTACCGAGTCAGCTAG
- the PDK2 gene encoding pyruvate dehydrogenase kinase, isozyme 2 isoform X2: MKEINLLPDRVLGTPSVQLVQSWYVQSLLDIMEFLDKDPEDHRTLGQFTDALVTIRNRHNDVVPTMAQGVLEYKEAYGDDPVSNQNIQYFLDRFYLSRISIRMLINQHTLIFDGSTNPAHPKHIGSIDPNCDVSEVVKDAYDMAKLLCDKYYMASPSLEIQEINASNSKQPIHMVYVPSHLYHMLFELFKNAMRATVESHESSLTLPPIKVMVALGEEDLSIKMSDRGGGVPLRKIERLFSYMYSTAPTPQPGSSGTPLAGFGYGLPISRLYAKYFQGDLQLFSMEGFGTDAVIYLKALSTDSVERLPVYNKSAWRHYQTIQEAGDWCVPSTEPKNTSTYRVS, translated from the exons ATGAAGGAGATCAATTTGCTTCCGGACCGGGTGCTAGGAACTCCATCCGTACAGCTGGTGCAGAGTTG GTATGTCCAAAGTCTTCTGGACATCATGGAGTTCCTGGACAAAGACCCTGAGGACCATCGAACCCTGGGACA GTTCACAGATGCCTTGGTCACAATCCGTAACCGGCACAATGATGTGGTGCCAACCATGGCCCAGGGTGTGCTGGAGTACAAGGAGGCCTATGGTGATGACCCTGTCTCCAACCAGAACATCCAGTACTTCCTGGACCGATTCTATCTCAGCCGTATCTCCATCCGAATGCTCATCAACCAGCATA CATTGATCTTTGATGGTAGTACAAACCCTGCCCACCCCAAACATATTGGCAGCATTGATCCCAACTGTGATGTCTCTGAGGTGGTGAAAG aTGCCTATGATATGGCCAAACTCCTATGTGACAAATATTATATGGCTTCTCCCAGCTTGGAGATTCAAGAGATCAATG CCTCCAACTCCAAACAGCCCATCCATATGGTCTACGTCCCCTCCCATCTCTACCACATGCTCTTTGAGCTCTTCAAG aATGCCATGCGGGCAACTGTGGAGAGTCATGAGTCCAGCCTCACACTCCCACCTATCAAGGTGATGGTGGCCTTGGGTGAGGAAGATCTGTCTATCAAA ATGAGTGACCGGGGCGGGGGCGTTCCTTTGCGAAAGATTGAGAGGCTCTTCAGCTACATGTACTCAACAGCTCCCACCCCTCAGCCAGGCTCATCAGGGACTCCTTTG GCTGGTTTTGGCTATGGACTCCCCATATCCCGCCTTTATGCCAAGTATTTTCAGGGTGACCTGCAGCTGTTCTCCATGGAGGGCTTTGGGACTGATGCTGTCATCTATCTAAAG GCCCTATCAACAGATTCTGTGGAACGCCTGCCCGTCTACAACAAATCAGCATGGCGTCATTACCAGACTATCCAGGAGGCAGGCGACTGGTGTGTGCCCAGTACAGAACCCAAGAACACATCCACCTACCGAGTCAGCTAG